A region from the bacterium genome encodes:
- a CDS encoding ROK family protein yields MTNNIDKVVGVDVGATNIKAGVVVNPPKVETFLEVGTQADNIVNQLVGITSELKADAVGVGIAGLVGSGIVYSSPNLPGIRNLKLKKLLEARLKIPVSVTNDANMVALGEWQYGAGKGMHNLLLLTLGTGVGGGIIIDDKLYTGVGFAGEVGHITIDPDGPPCRCGNYGCLESFVGSEAIVKRALQGIRVGVETLLTTQYPVEKYHEMTAEVISKVAYNGDAFARSIIEEIGKYLGIGIASLCAVLDPDMVVIGGGVSKAGEILFTKINEEVNKRLYLRKKVKILPASLGDYAGILGSAVYIKSKIKYVYR; encoded by the coding sequence ATGACGAATAATATAGATAAAGTTGTAGGTGTAGATGTAGGTGCTACTAATATAAAGGCAGGAGTGGTAGTAAATCCTCCTAAAGTAGAAACATTTTTAGAAGTTGGTACACAGGCTGATAATATTGTTAACCAGCTTGTAGGTATTACAAGTGAGCTTAAAGCTGATGCTGTAGGAGTTGGTATAGCTGGGCTTGTAGGTAGTGGGATAGTTTATTCTTCACCTAATCTGCCTGGGATAAGAAATTTGAAGTTAAAGAAATTACTTGAAGCGAGGCTCAAAATTCCTGTGTCAGTAACTAATGATGCGAACATGGTCGCACTTGGTGAATGGCAGTATGGGGCTGGTAAAGGGATGCATAATTTACTTCTACTAACATTGGGGACAGGAGTAGGTGGAGGTATAATAATTGATGATAAGTTATATACTGGGGTTGGGTTTGCAGGTGAAGTTGGTCATATAACTATAGACCCTGATGGTCCACCTTGCAGGTGTGGCAATTATGGGTGTCTTGAGAGTTTTGTAGGTAGTGAAGCTATTGTGAAAAGGGCACTACAAGGGATAAGAGTTGGGGTTGAGACATTGCTTACTACGCAGTATCCTGTGGAGAAGTATCATGAAATGACAGCTGAGGTTATTTCAAAAGTAGCTTATAATGGAGATGCGTTTGCGAGGTCAATAATTGAAGAAATAGGCAAGTATCTTGGTATAGGGATTGCCAGCCTTTGTGCAGTGTTAGACCCGGATATGGTTGTGATTGGGGGTGGTGTGTCAAAGGCGGGTGAAATTTTATTTACAAAAATAAATGAAGAAGTAAATAAAAGGCTTTATTTAAGAAAAAAGGTTAAAATACTACCTGCTTCTCTTGGTGACTATGCTGGTATATTGGGAAGTGCGGTTTATATAAAATCAAAAATCAAATATGTATATCGTTAA